From Leptotrichia wadei, one genomic window encodes:
- a CDS encoding aminopeptidase, giving the protein MNNFEEKLNKYAEVIVKIGANVQKGQKVWVNCTTDALPLVYKVTELAYKEGASDVHVKLTDDKLSRLHAEYQSKEDYSHIPQWAIDERNDYLDNNVVFIHILSSSPNLFAGIDPEKLGALAKNAGEAYKHYRTCIMTDVNSWTIASYPSADWAKLVFPNETNTDIAQEKLLDAILKTVRVDKDDPVKAWEEHRKNLNEKAEFLNSKNFVALHYTSKGTDLTVGLPKNHIWVAAGSVNAKGADFLPNMPTEEVFTAGDRDRVDGYVSNKKPLSYQGNIIDKFKLTFKDGKVVDFEAEEGYDILKQLLDTDEGSKRIGEVALVPNDSPISNSGLLYYQTLFDENASNHLALGAAYPTNVKNGTKMTEEELIKAHINQSISHVDFMIGDAEMDIDGILEDGTKIPVFRKGNWAF; this is encoded by the coding sequence ATGAACAACTTTGAAGAAAAATTAAATAAATATGCAGAAGTAATCGTAAAAATTGGAGCAAATGTGCAAAAAGGTCAGAAAGTTTGGGTAAATTGTACGACTGATGCGTTGCCATTGGTTTACAAAGTTACAGAATTAGCTTATAAAGAGGGGGCAAGTGATGTTCATGTTAAATTGACAGATGATAAATTGTCAAGACTTCATGCTGAATACCAGTCAAAAGAAGATTATTCTCACATTCCTCAATGGGCGATTGACGAGAGAAATGATTATCTTGACAATAATGTAGTGTTTATCCACATTTTAAGCAGTTCTCCAAATTTATTTGCAGGAATTGATCCAGAAAAATTAGGAGCATTGGCAAAAAATGCGGGGGAAGCCTATAAACATTACAGAACATGTATTATGACGGATGTAAATTCATGGACGATTGCAAGTTATCCTTCAGCAGATTGGGCAAAACTTGTGTTCCCAAACGAAACAAATACCGATATTGCACAGGAAAAATTGCTTGATGCAATATTGAAAACTGTAAGAGTTGACAAAGATGATCCAGTTAAGGCTTGGGAAGAACATAGAAAGAATTTGAATGAAAAAGCTGAATTTTTGAATAGCAAAAATTTCGTGGCACTTCACTATACTTCTAAAGGAACTGATTTGACAGTTGGGCTTCCTAAAAATCATATTTGGGTGGCAGCTGGAAGTGTTAATGCGAAAGGAGCTGATTTCTTGCCTAATATGCCGACAGAGGAAGTGTTTACAGCTGGAGACCGAGATCGTGTAGATGGTTATGTTTCTAATAAAAAACCACTTTCGTATCAAGGAAATATTATTGACAAATTCAAATTGACTTTTAAAGATGGAAAAGTTGTAGATTTTGAAGCAGAAGAAGGTTATGACATTTTGAAACAGTTGCTTGACACTGATGAAGGTTCGAAAAGAATAGGAGAAGTTGCTCTTGTGCCAAATGATTCGCCTATTTCAAATTCAGGACTTCTTTATTATCAAACATTATTTGACGAAAATGCCTCAAACCACTTAGCATTAGGTGCTGCATACCCGACTAATGTAAAAAATGGAACAAAAATGACAGAAGAAGAATTAATAAAAGCTCATATTAATCAATCAATTTCACATGTTGATTTTATGATTGGTGATGCTGAAATGGATATTGACGGAATTTTGGAAGATGGAACGAAAATTCCTGTATTTAGAAAAGGAAATTGGGCGTTTTAA
- the galE gene encoding UDP-glucose 4-epimerase GalE, which yields MKTILVPGGAGYIGSHTVLDLIKKGFNPIIVDDFSNSSKKVITILEELSGEKINFYEMDIKNKEGLRKIFRENKIDAVINFAGFKAVGESVEKPLMYYENNLFGMITLLEVMKEFNVKNIVFSSSATVYGVSEKVPFVETDPMGEVTNPYGRTKVIIEHILMDLAKSDNTWNIIALRYFNPLGAHESGRIGEDPNGIPNNLSPYITQVAVGKLEKLHIFGNDYDTPDGTCIRDFIHVNDLAAGHSAALNYLFNNENLGFDAINLGSEKGYSVLEILSNFEKAVGKEIPYVIDGRRAGDIAVCYADASKAKKLLNWEAKYTIEDMCRDSWNWQKKNPNGFKD from the coding sequence ATGAAAACTATTTTAGTTCCAGGGGGAGCAGGATATATCGGTTCTCACACAGTTTTAGACTTGATTAAAAAAGGATTTAATCCTATTATAGTGGATGATTTTAGTAATTCTAGCAAAAAAGTTATTACAATTTTAGAAGAACTTTCTGGAGAAAAAATAAATTTTTATGAAATGGATATAAAGAATAAAGAAGGTTTGAGAAAAATTTTTAGAGAAAATAAAATTGACGCTGTTATTAATTTTGCAGGATTTAAGGCGGTGGGAGAATCTGTGGAAAAACCGCTTATGTATTATGAAAACAATTTATTTGGAATGATTACTTTACTTGAAGTAATGAAAGAATTTAATGTAAAAAATATCGTATTTAGTTCATCAGCTACTGTTTACGGTGTTTCTGAAAAAGTACCTTTTGTAGAAACTGATCCAATGGGAGAAGTTACAAATCCTTATGGACGTACAAAAGTAATAATCGAACATATTTTAATGGATTTGGCAAAATCTGACAATACTTGGAATATAATTGCTCTTAGATATTTCAATCCATTAGGTGCTCATGAAAGCGGAAGAATTGGAGAAGATCCAAACGGAATTCCAAATAATCTTTCACCTTATATAACTCAAGTTGCAGTTGGAAAATTGGAAAAATTACATATTTTTGGAAATGATTATGATACTCCAGATGGAACTTGTATAAGAGATTTCATTCATGTAAATGATTTGGCGGCAGGACATTCAGCAGCATTAAATTATTTATTTAATAATGAAAATCTTGGTTTTGATGCGATAAATTTAGGAAGCGAAAAAGGTTACAGCGTTCTTGAAATTTTAAGTAATTTTGAAAAAGCTGTTGGAAAAGAAATTCCTTATGTAATTGATGGCAGAAGAGCTGGAGATATTGCAGTTTGTTATGCAGATGCTTCAAAAGCTAAAAAATTATTAAATTGGGAAGCAAAATATACAATTGAAGATATGTGCCGTGATTCTTGGAATTGGCAAAAGAAAAATCCAAATGGATTTAAGGATTAA
- a CDS encoding thioredoxin family protein, giving the protein MSRIINYAGEDFDNEIVLQNGLTLVDFFAIWCGPCQMLEKVLSEVVNASECKIVKVDVDDYPEFGAKFKIRGLPLLLLFKDGQIVETLNGFQTFDEIMEKINLHS; this is encoded by the coding sequence ATGAGTAGAATCATAAATTATGCCGGAGAAGATTTTGATAATGAAATAGTTTTGCAAAATGGGCTTACACTTGTTGACTTTTTTGCCATCTGGTGCGGGCCTTGCCAAATGTTGGAAAAGGTTCTGTCGGAAGTGGTTAATGCTTCGGAATGTAAAATTGTCAAAGTTGATGTTGATGATTATCCAGAATTTGGAGCGAAGTTTAAAATAAGAGGACTGCCTTTGCTTTTACTTTTTAAAGATGGACAAATTGTGGAAACTTTGAATGGTTTTCAGACTTTTGATGAAATTATGGAAAAAATTAATTTACATAGTTAA
- the smpB gene encoding SsrA-binding protein SmpB, producing MPVLARNKKAFHDYFIEDKLEAGIELVGTEVKSVKAGKVSIKESFIRIIRNEIFVMNMHITPYEFGNINNVAESRVRKLLLNRREIKKWSEKIKEQGYTIVPISIYTKQRLVKMEIGLAKGKKMHDKRESLKRKDIERDMKKLQKNFGR from the coding sequence ATGCCAGTATTAGCTAGAAATAAAAAGGCTTTCCATGATTACTTTATAGAAGATAAGCTGGAAGCGGGGATTGAGCTTGTGGGAACGGAAGTGAAGTCGGTAAAGGCTGGAAAAGTCAGCATAAAAGAAAGTTTTATAAGAATTATACGAAATGAAATTTTTGTGATGAATATGCATATTACACCTTATGAATTTGGGAATATTAACAATGTGGCAGAATCTCGTGTGAGAAAATTGCTTTTGAATAGACGTGAAATAAAAAAGTGGAGTGAAAAGATTAAAGAGCAAGGTTATACCATTGTTCCAATTTCAATTTATACAAAGCAAAGACTTGTAAAAATGGAAATAGGACTTGCAAAAGGAAAGAAAATGCATGATAAAAGAGAATCGTTGAAAAGAAAAGATATTGAAAGAGATATGAAAAAATTACAGAAAAATTTTGGAAGATAA
- the rnr gene encoding ribonuclease R: MGNKKKKERHRNIENSDKDFHKEKRFGKKNYNPKKENQKTPKMELKEERELKYLKQVLSEYEFTFQEILQLLEWSQKKRKMYKQLLNAWEESGEIYLKRNGKYTLPEKEGFVKGEISISSGNFGFLDINGQASVFIPGTYLNTAMNGDTVLVRILKESSDNKKREGEVYKVIKRNRDVIVGIFEHNLSFGFVRPRNSPKDIYIPKKLIRGAKTGDLVAVKVDFWGDEERKPEGGIVSILGSPKDTEALISSLLLNEGIEEKFPNEVLQELDKIDEDFSDELENRKDLRHLDIITIDGSDAKDLDDAVYVEKTEDGYKLFVSIADVSCYVKENTELDTEALKRGNSIYLVDRVIPMLPRKLSNNLCSLNPNEDKLTFTVEMDLDKRGKVIKNDFYKSVIKSKYRMTYENVNIILEKNEESEEYRNLYDKYRKIDEMLKNMLELSKIIRSNKKRRGSIDFELPEIKVVLDENKAVKDIVLRSRGEAERIIEDFMVIANETVAEKLFWEEIPAIYRVHEDPDKAKVQALNETLIKFGYSLKGLEEIHPGKFQNIIERTTGLPEGYLIHKLILRAMQRARYANKNLGHFGLASKYYLHFTSPIRRYSDLIVHRMLGRSIEKFMSEKEKAKYGANFEAIASSISRTERVADKLEEDSVKIKLIEYMQDKIGQVYVARLSGMNKNKIFMELENHVEVVYNVTTARDNFIYDEENFKIVDKRNNESYTMGSTMKVSIVSASYAKMEIEVIPYVEEKVKIEEMEEE, encoded by the coding sequence ATGGGAAATAAAAAAAAGAAAGAAAGACATAGAAATATTGAAAATAGTGATAAAGATTTTCATAAGGAAAAAAGATTTGGCAAAAAAAATTATAATCCTAAAAAGGAAAATCAGAAAACTCCCAAAATGGAACTTAAAGAAGAACGGGAATTGAAATATTTAAAGCAAGTTCTGTCAGAATATGAATTTACTTTTCAGGAAATATTGCAGCTTTTGGAATGGAGCCAGAAAAAACGGAAAATGTATAAGCAGCTTTTAAATGCTTGGGAAGAAAGCGGAGAAATTTATTTGAAAAGAAATGGGAAATATACTTTGCCTGAAAAGGAAGGATTTGTAAAAGGTGAAATTTCTATTTCCAGCGGGAATTTTGGATTTCTTGATATTAATGGGCAGGCTAGCGTCTTTATTCCTGGAACTTATTTAAATACGGCTATGAATGGAGATACTGTTTTAGTTCGTATTTTAAAGGAAAGTTCAGATAATAAGAAGCGGGAAGGTGAAGTTTATAAAGTCATAAAAAGAAATCGGGATGTTATTGTCGGAATTTTTGAACATAACTTGAGCTTTGGATTTGTACGTCCAAGAAATTCTCCAAAGGATATCTATATTCCAAAAAAATTAATAAGAGGGGCTAAAACTGGAGATTTAGTGGCTGTAAAAGTAGATTTCTGGGGAGATGAGGAAAGAAAGCCTGAAGGCGGGATTGTGAGCATTTTAGGAAGTCCTAAGGATACAGAAGCACTTATTTCATCACTGCTTTTAAATGAGGGAATTGAGGAGAAATTTCCAAATGAAGTTTTGCAGGAATTGGATAAAATAGATGAGGATTTTTCAGATGAACTTGAAAATCGTAAGGATTTACGGCATCTTGACATTATCACAATTGACGGCTCTGATGCAAAGGATTTAGATGATGCAGTTTATGTGGAAAAAACGGAAGACGGATATAAACTTTTTGTAAGCATTGCCGATGTTTCCTGTTATGTAAAGGAAAATACCGAACTTGATACAGAAGCATTAAAACGTGGAAATTCAATTTATCTTGTAGACAGGGTAATTCCTATGCTGCCAAGAAAATTGTCAAATAATTTATGTTCGCTTAATCCAAATGAAGATAAGCTGACTTTTACTGTGGAAATGGATTTGGATAAAAGGGGTAAAGTTATAAAAAATGATTTTTATAAATCAGTTATAAAATCAAAATACAGAATGACTTACGAAAATGTAAATATAATTTTGGAAAAAAATGAAGAATCAGAAGAATACAGAAATCTTTACGACAAATATAGAAAAATTGATGAAATGTTAAAAAATATGCTGGAACTTTCTAAAATCATCAGAAGCAATAAAAAAAGACGTGGGAGCATTGATTTTGAATTGCCTGAGATAAAGGTAGTCTTGGATGAAAATAAGGCCGTGAAGGATATTGTATTACGTTCCAGAGGGGAAGCAGAAAGAATCATTGAAGACTTTATGGTTATTGCAAACGAAACTGTGGCGGAAAAACTTTTCTGGGAGGAAATTCCTGCGATTTACAGGGTTCACGAAGATCCTGACAAGGCGAAAGTTCAGGCATTGAATGAAACTTTGATAAAATTTGGATATTCTCTGAAGGGATTGGAGGAAATTCATCCTGGAAAATTCCAGAATATTATTGAAAGAACGACAGGACTGCCAGAAGGCTACCTAATTCATAAATTAATTTTACGGGCAATGCAGCGTGCAAGATATGCCAATAAGAATTTAGGGCATTTTGGACTGGCTTCAAAATATTATTTGCACTTTACATCACCAATTCGGAGATATTCTGATTTAATCGTTCACAGAATGTTGGGACGTTCAATTGAAAAATTTATGAGCGAAAAGGAAAAGGCAAAATATGGTGCTAATTTTGAAGCGATTGCCTCAAGTATTTCAAGAACTGAGCGAGTGGCGGACAAACTGGAAGAAGATAGCGTAAAAATCAAGTTAATTGAGTATATGCAGGATAAAATTGGACAGGTTTATGTTGCCAGACTTAGCGGAATGAATAAAAATAAAATATTTATGGAGCTGGAAAATCACGTAGAAGTGGTCTACAATGTTACAACAGCACGTGATAACTTCATTTACGATGAGGAAAACTTTAAAATTGTGGATAAAAGAAATAATGAATCCTACACTATGGGAAGTACAATGAAAGTGAGCATTGTAAGTGCAAGTTATGCTAAAATGGAAATTGAGGTCATACCTTATGTAGAAGAAAAAGTAAAGATTGAGGAAATGGAAGAAGAATAA
- the yqeK gene encoding bis(5'-nucleosyl)-tetraphosphatase (symmetrical) YqeK: MNMEVIKANVRNFLDEKRYEHVKRVAKCAVELARIYGVPVEKVEASAWLHDVAKFFNLSVMIDLTRGKYPEVADKMSQSTAVLHGFAGAEFVRQNYDLFGVDDEEILDGIKYHTIGCENMSTLAKIIYLADAIEEKRSWEGVEKARELAKTDLDEAIKFEIEEKLKYLLAKDSIIHPNVIKFRNSIIANKI; the protein is encoded by the coding sequence ATGAATATGGAAGTAATTAAAGCAAATGTAAGAAATTTTTTAGATGAAAAAAGATATGAACACGTGAAAAGAGTGGCAAAATGTGCTGTGGAACTGGCAAGAATTTATGGAGTTCCTGTGGAAAAAGTGGAAGCTTCAGCTTGGCTTCACGATGTGGCAAAATTTTTTAATTTGTCGGTTATGATTGACTTGACAAGAGGGAAATATCCTGAAGTGGCGGATAAGATGTCACAATCTACGGCTGTGCTGCATGGATTTGCAGGGGCTGAATTTGTACGGCAAAATTATGACTTGTTTGGAGTTGATGATGAGGAAATTCTGGATGGGATTAAATATCATACTATTGGGTGTGAAAATATGAGTACACTTGCGAAAATTATTTATCTTGCTGATGCGATAGAGGAAAAGAGAAGCTGGGAAGGTGTGGAAAAGGCTAGAGAATTGGCAAAAACAGATTTAGACGAGGCAATAAAATTTGAAATTGAGGAAAAATTAAAATATTTGCTTGCGAAGGATTCTATCATTCATCCAAATGTTATAAAATTTAGAAATTCGATAATAGCTAATAAAATTTAG